A region of Desulfuromonas sp. TF DNA encodes the following proteins:
- a CDS encoding NADPH-dependent FMN reductase, with protein MASELSILGFAGSLRRGSYNRAILKAAQEMVPSGAQLEIFDLEGIPLFNQDLENQPAEKVREFKAAIRAADALLIVTPEYNYSMPGVLKNALDCASRPYGDNALEGKPVAIMGASIGMLGTARAQYHLRQSCVFLNMYPLNRPEVMVPFAQEKIDEKGRLTDPKTREKIAELVEALIVWARRLK; from the coding sequence ATGGCTTCGGAATTGTCAATTCTAGGTTTTGCCGGCAGCCTTCGCCGGGGATCTTACAACAGGGCCATCTTGAAGGCGGCGCAGGAAATGGTTCCGTCCGGGGCGCAACTGGAGATTTTCGACCTTGAAGGGATCCCTCTCTTCAACCAGGACCTGGAGAATCAGCCGGCGGAGAAAGTCAGGGAGTTCAAGGCGGCCATTCGCGCCGCCGATGCCCTGCTGATCGTCACCCCCGAGTACAACTACTCAATGCCCGGGGTCTTGAAGAATGCCCTGGACTGCGCTTCCCGGCCTTACGGCGACAACGCCCTGGAGGGAAAACCCGTGGCGATCATGGGGGCCTCCATCGGCATGCTCGGCACAGCGAGGGCCCAGTACCACCTGCGCCAGAGCTGCGTCTTTCTGAATATGTACCCCTTGAACCGTCCGGAGGTGATGGTCCCCTTTGCTCAGGAGAAGATCGATGAGAAGGGCCGGCTGACCGACCCGAAGACGAGGGAGAAGATCGCGGAATTGGTCGAGGCGCTGATTGTGTGGGCGAGGCGTCTGAAATAG
- a CDS encoding nuclear transport factor 2 family protein: MSARNKEIVEKVNAAFAQNDVEGFLSFCADDVKWTMVGDKTVTGKNDIRQWLASMDFEPPKFTVDNVIAEGDLVASHGDMTMKDKDGKTAPYSYCDIYRFRGDRIVELRSFVMSTEGKQMTN; this comes from the coding sequence ACGCCGCCTTTGCCCAAAACGACGTGGAAGGATTTCTGTCGTTCTGCGCGGACGACGTGAAGTGGACGATGGTCGGCGACAAGACCGTTACCGGAAAGAATGATATTCGCCAATGGCTGGCATCAATGGACTTTGAGCCGCCAAAGTTTACCGTCGACAACGTAATCGCCGAGGGTGACCTGGTTGCGTCCCACGGCGACATGACGATGAAGGACAAGGATGGAAAAACGGCGCCATACTCCTATTGCGACATCTACCGCTTCCGTGGCGACAGGATCGTCGAATTGAGATCTTTTGTCATGAGCACAGAGGGAAAGCAAATGACAAACTGA
- a CDS encoding nucleotidyltransferase family protein — protein sequence MSSADRILDDLHRAKSELTARFKVHEIGVFGSVVRGEQREESDIDILVDLGEGADLLDLIGLSQFLEERLHHKVDVVPKSALRKEIRERVLKEVRYL from the coding sequence ATGTCGAGCGCCGATCGGATTTTGGACGACCTGCATCGAGCCAAATCAGAGTTAACAGCCCGTTTCAAGGTTCATGAAATCGGAGTCTTCGGTTCCGTGGTCCGGGGAGAGCAGCGGGAGGAAAGCGACATCGATATCCTGGTCGATCTGGGAGAAGGCGCCGATCTGCTCGATCTCATCGGACTGAGCCAGTTCCTCGAAGAGCGGCTCCATCATAAGGTCGATGTGGTGCCGAAGTCCGCTTTGCGGAAGGAAATCCGGGAAAGGGTGCTCAAAGAGGTGCGCTACCTGTGA
- a CDS encoding DUF86 domain-containing protein, giving the protein MRDRSLYLKDILRAIESIETFTAGMDFDTFRADDKTASAVIRKLEIIGEAVKQIPEEVRERYPDIPWKQVAGMRDKLIHFYFGVDPALIWQTIDRRLPLLKTTIRKMLESGVL; this is encoded by the coding sequence GTGAGAGACCGGTCACTCTACCTGAAGGACATCCTGCGCGCAATCGAGAGCATCGAGACGTTCACGGCAGGGATGGACTTCGACACATTCCGGGCTGATGACAAGACGGCCAGCGCTGTGATCCGGAAACTCGAAATCATCGGCGAGGCCGTCAAGCAAATCCCTGAAGAGGTTAGAGAACGGTACCCCGACATCCCCTGGAAGCAGGTTGCCGGGATGCGGGACAAGTTGATCCATTTCTACTTCGGCGTCGACCCCGCCCTTATCTGGCAAACCATCGACAGACGTCTTCCACTGCTGAAGACGACCATCCGGAAGATGTTGGAGTCCGGAGTGCTCTGA